One stretch of Schlesneria sp. DSM 10557 DNA includes these proteins:
- a CDS encoding multiheme c-type cytochrome: MRIWLSIVFFLVALLGVNSAYLSSVTLLEWLSRIRGAGAGRTYQNYFSLWMFMIHIGLGLALLLPFMGFSIPHLLVARTSRNRRAVRVGYGLFAVCLILLSTGILLVRVGGVELKQPAARSVVYWLHVAAPVAAVWLYCLHRLAGPRIRWKSGLSYLGFVAVTIAIGASLHAWDPRDINVPGPQEGEAYFFPALTRTASGKFIPAETLMRDDYCKKCHTDAYEGWFHSAHHFSSFNNPMYLASVRETREVSMKRDGNVKAARWCAGCHDPVPFLSGAFDNPHFDDVADLTAHAGITCTSCHAITHVNSTRGNGDYTIEDPVHYPFAFSENPWLQALSDQLIKARPALHKATFLKPHHSTSEFCSTCHKVHLPEALTGYKEFLRGQNHYDSFALSGVSGRGARSNYFGMRAIQNCAGCHMPAQPSNDFGARLLGDSGKLSIHNHLFLGANTALPFLRSDEATIAAHQNFLQDCVRVDLFGIKEGGTLSGKLHAPLRPEIPELVPGESYLLETVVRTLKIGHHFSQGTVDSNEIWVSVEVFSGNELIAQSGHVDESGSVDEHAYFIRNYVVDRDGNQISRRNPQDIYTTLYDHQIPPGAAQVIHYRLEVPAALEGPITVKIKLQYRKFDSAFMNFVVRSNREKDHRIRGMTPGQPYFNELPVTTMAEDTIIFPVSGKSQSVPEQEYPIKIDHIYQRRNDYGLALLREADGLGQSSAATAELRQAEEIFRELDEKFGYIDVRLNLARVYLTEGRLDEAAAAVQRATSVGKPLFFTEPVYAPWAVNWVSGLIHFQQNQLDEAIRCFRAVLEDQNEEMARRGFNFRRDYVVQNELGLALFERAKLERAEQRTATLNEALLHFGETLKLDTENATAHYNASLIHELLGNSSDASLHREKYRTYKVDDSARDRAVQGARLRNPVAAHASEPISIYPLHQTRPQPVADVVPDDRSVSGVTTGGTP, translated from the coding sequence TTGCGAATCTGGTTATCGATCGTCTTCTTCCTCGTTGCCTTACTTGGCGTGAATTCGGCCTACTTATCGAGTGTCACTCTCCTTGAGTGGCTCAGCCGCATCCGGGGAGCCGGAGCGGGTCGAACTTACCAGAACTATTTCTCGCTCTGGATGTTCATGATCCATATCGGATTGGGACTTGCCCTCCTGCTGCCATTTATGGGCTTCAGTATCCCCCATCTACTGGTCGCAAGAACATCACGTAACCGCCGCGCCGTCCGCGTCGGTTACGGTCTGTTCGCAGTGTGCCTCATCTTACTTTCGACAGGCATCCTGCTGGTGCGTGTCGGGGGTGTCGAGCTGAAGCAACCTGCCGCAAGATCTGTCGTATACTGGCTGCATGTGGCTGCTCCCGTTGCCGCCGTGTGGCTTTACTGTCTGCACCGGCTCGCTGGACCACGAATCCGCTGGAAATCGGGCCTGAGCTATCTAGGGTTCGTCGCGGTCACGATTGCAATTGGAGCCTCGCTCCATGCCTGGGATCCCCGCGATATCAACGTGCCCGGACCTCAAGAGGGTGAAGCCTACTTCTTCCCGGCGCTGACTCGAACAGCGTCGGGTAAGTTCATTCCTGCGGAAACCCTGATGCGGGACGACTACTGCAAGAAGTGCCACACGGATGCTTACGAGGGCTGGTTCCACAGTGCCCATCACTTCAGCAGCTTTAATAATCCGATGTACCTGGCGAGTGTGCGGGAAACGAGAGAAGTCTCGATGAAGCGGGATGGGAATGTTAAGGCAGCCAGATGGTGTGCGGGCTGTCACGACCCAGTCCCGTTTCTGAGTGGGGCTTTTGATAACCCTCATTTTGATGACGTTGCTGATCTGACCGCCCATGCCGGCATCACCTGCACGAGCTGCCACGCGATCACGCACGTGAACAGCACACGGGGGAATGGTGATTACACCATCGAAGATCCAGTACACTATCCGTTTGCGTTCAGCGAAAATCCGTGGCTTCAGGCCCTGAGTGATCAATTAATCAAGGCACGTCCCGCACTGCACAAGGCGACATTCCTCAAACCGCACCATAGCACATCCGAATTCTGCTCAACCTGCCATAAAGTCCACCTCCCGGAAGCCCTGACTGGTTATAAGGAATTTCTGCGAGGGCAAAACCATTATGATTCGTTTGCATTGAGTGGCGTCTCGGGTCGAGGTGCTCGCAGCAATTATTTTGGCATGCGCGCGATTCAAAACTGTGCTGGTTGCCACATGCCGGCACAGCCATCGAACGACTTCGGTGCGCGACTGTTGGGGGACTCGGGCAAGCTCAGCATTCACAACCACTTGTTCCTCGGTGCCAATACGGCCCTGCCGTTCCTTCGATCTGACGAAGCGACGATCGCAGCTCACCAGAACTTTCTGCAGGACTGCGTTCGAGTCGACTTGTTCGGGATTAAAGAGGGAGGAACGCTCAGCGGCAAACTGCATGCTCCTCTGAGACCGGAAATCCCGGAACTCGTCCCCGGTGAGAGCTACCTCCTTGAAACAGTGGTGAGGACGCTCAAGATCGGACACCACTTCTCACAAGGGACCGTCGACTCCAATGAGATCTGGGTCTCGGTCGAAGTCTTCAGCGGCAACGAGTTAATTGCACAAAGTGGCCATGTCGACGAGTCCGGATCTGTCGATGAACACGCGTACTTTATCCGCAATTATGTGGTGGATCGGGACGGAAACCAGATCAGCAGGCGAAACCCGCAGGATATCTATACAACCCTCTATGATCACCAGATTCCCCCTGGGGCCGCACAGGTGATCCATTACCGACTTGAAGTCCCTGCGGCTCTAGAAGGGCCGATCACAGTGAAAATCAAACTGCAATATCGCAAATTTGACTCTGCCTTCATGAATTTCGTTGTACGGTCGAATCGAGAAAAAGATCACCGCATCCGCGGAATGACCCCAGGTCAGCCTTACTTTAATGAACTCCCTGTCACGACGATGGCAGAAGACACCATCATCTTTCCCGTCTCAGGTAAGTCACAATCTGTCCCGGAGCAGGAATACCCCATCAAAATCGACCATATCTATCAGCGGCGGAATGACTATGGCCTTGCGCTTTTACGTGAAGCCGATGGGTTGGGCCAGTCCTCAGCCGCAACGGCCGAACTCCGTCAGGCGGAAGAAATCTTTCGAGAGCTCGACGAGAAATTCGGTTACATCGATGTTCGATTGAACCTGGCACGAGTCTATCTAACTGAGGGACGACTGGACGAAGCGGCCGCGGCTGTGCAAAGAGCGACCTCTGTCGGTAAGCCACTGTTCTTCACCGAGCCGGTCTACGCCCCTTGGGCCGTCAACTGGGTGAGTGGACTGATTCATTTCCAGCAGAATCAACTGGATGAGGCGATTCGATGTTTTCGAGCTGTCCTGGAAGATCAGAATGAGGAGATGGCACGTCGCGGCTTCAATTTCCGTCGCGATTACGTCGTTCAAAACGAACTGGGCCTGGCTTTGTTTGAACGGGCCAAGCTGGAGCGCGCGGAACAACGAACGGCAACTTTGAACGAGGCATTGCTGCACTTCGGCGAGACACTGAAGCTCGACACCGAGAATGCGACGGCACACTACAATGCTTCATTGATCCATGAGCTTCTGGGGAATTCCAGCGATGCAAGCTTGCATCGCGAGAAATACCGGACCTACAAAGTTGACGACAGCGCTCGGGACCGCGCAGTTCAGGGGGCCCGTCTGCGAAATCCCGTTGCCGCACATGCCTCGGAACCGATTTCAATCTATCCACTGCATCAAACTCGTCCGCAGCCCGTCGCGGACGTCGTGCCAGATGATCGAAGCGTCTCCGGGGTAACGACGGGAGGAACTCCATGA
- a CDS encoding PSD1 and planctomycete cytochrome C domain-containing protein, translated as MQWMIRLLSVNAFVAVASVAGAQEVDYLKEIQPILKQRCWSCHGALQQQVQLRLDTRQSMVKGGDTGPAIVPGHPEQSLLIERISSPDPAMRMPTEGAPLSAAQIDLIRRWIEQGATAPADELPEPDPREHWAFKAPVRPKIPAVDLPGTPQHPIDAFILAELGRHGLKPGPQADKSTLLRRVYLDLIGVPPTPEELRQFLADDSLVAYEVVVDRLLQDSRYGERWGRHWLDIWRYSDWYGRRYVPDVWNSAPQVWRWRDWVVRSLNSDRGYDYMVQSMIAGDEINPEENDSAVATGYLIRNWYALNHNDWMRSTVEHTGKAFLGLTFNCAHCHDHKYDPIEHDDYFRLRAFFEPISIRQDRVAGEVDPGPFQEYSYGVLRKIQRNGAVRVFDKNPEAQTWFYTGGDERNRVTTRGSITAGVPKFLSTSEIKIEPTTLQPQSFYPALRDDIQQTLISDATAAIAAAEKDLEAVRQMGTDPSPESLQELKAAEAALAAAEQEARTSGQPGALTGDQSLVMDASGGRRTLHNGITTLTTLPTGSTIEFQLLILKDAHFNFQLAKDVAKGLTAGMVAFEKGRILSYQPGSVTEFEVGRYDWGSGQQRFEVSIQLDLPADRCELTVVSLSDRTRLANSVPIALNGWNPIGDKTKAITFDARTGSVVIVDALRILPPIEVASAIHDRPDPLLAFEFEAPVYANGGDVLAIEGWMDSQYSAAPAFSMVSRDSASPALFKAGQTVELARRKLQLPKTRLEAVESRLRAAKAQLASIEARLSAEKVKHGLIKVDDSNEPIIRASRLEREAAVAQSQADILAQERAMGEAELKPATDANRDKEIGAAKAALATARTALAKAESALADSSLSDKYTALGPTYPQTSTGRRKALAQWLTSRDNPLTARVAVNHMWGRHFHVPLVSSVYDFGRNGKLPTHPELLDWLAVEFMDSGWSMRRLHRLMVTSETYRRSSSAKSGGDNAQLDPDNQYYWRMNTGRMEAEVVRDSLLSTADKLDWQMGGQSIENTESLKTYRRSLYYTFHPEDGGKSPLGELFDAPDPLDCYRRTETIIPQQALALTNSDLVHAMSSAIIQKWPPLNAEQGTVDVDSFIVNSFERILSRRPTDVERQICAESIERQKNLLIQENVSEPLLKACESFIRALFNHNDFVTIR; from the coding sequence ATGCAATGGATGATCCGGCTACTTTCCGTCAACGCCTTTGTCGCAGTCGCCTCTGTCGCGGGCGCACAGGAAGTGGACTATCTGAAAGAGATTCAACCCATCCTGAAACAGCGGTGCTGGTCCTGTCACGGTGCATTACAGCAGCAGGTACAACTTCGTCTCGATACCAGGCAAAGTATGGTCAAAGGAGGAGACACCGGTCCCGCGATTGTTCCTGGACATCCCGAACAGAGCTTGCTGATAGAGCGAATCTCGTCCCCTGATCCCGCGATGCGGATGCCCACCGAAGGGGCCCCTTTATCGGCCGCTCAAATTGACTTGATCCGGAGATGGATCGAGCAGGGTGCCACGGCTCCCGCTGACGAACTCCCCGAGCCGGATCCACGAGAACACTGGGCGTTTAAAGCCCCCGTCCGACCGAAGATTCCTGCGGTTGATTTGCCTGGTACGCCCCAGCATCCCATTGATGCGTTTATCCTGGCTGAACTTGGTCGCCATGGACTCAAGCCGGGTCCTCAAGCCGACAAGTCCACTCTTCTACGACGTGTCTACCTGGACTTGATCGGCGTTCCGCCAACCCCCGAAGAACTGCGTCAGTTCCTGGCAGATGATTCTCTCGTCGCGTATGAAGTGGTGGTCGACCGGTTACTTCAAGACAGCCGCTATGGTGAGCGTTGGGGCCGTCACTGGCTGGATATCTGGAGATACAGCGACTGGTACGGACGGCGATACGTCCCCGACGTCTGGAACAGCGCACCACAGGTCTGGCGCTGGCGCGACTGGGTCGTTCGTTCCCTGAACTCCGATCGTGGCTATGACTACATGGTTCAGTCGATGATCGCCGGTGATGAAATTAACCCGGAAGAGAATGACTCCGCAGTCGCAACCGGCTATCTGATTCGCAACTGGTACGCCCTTAATCACAACGACTGGATGCGGAGCACCGTCGAGCACACAGGGAAGGCATTCCTGGGACTCACGTTTAACTGTGCTCATTGTCATGACCATAAGTATGACCCCATCGAGCACGATGACTACTTTCGATTGCGGGCCTTCTTTGAACCGATCTCGATCAGGCAGGATCGCGTTGCAGGAGAGGTCGACCCCGGTCCCTTCCAGGAATACAGCTATGGTGTGCTGAGAAAAATTCAGCGAAACGGAGCGGTTCGGGTGTTCGATAAAAATCCCGAAGCTCAAACCTGGTTCTACACTGGCGGTGACGAGCGGAACCGCGTGACGACGCGCGGTTCGATTACCGCAGGGGTTCCCAAGTTCCTCAGCACGTCGGAGATCAAGATCGAACCGACGACTCTTCAACCCCAGTCTTTCTATCCTGCATTACGAGACGACATCCAGCAGACACTGATTTCGGATGCGACAGCGGCGATCGCAGCAGCCGAAAAAGACCTGGAAGCAGTGAGACAGATGGGAACTGATCCGTCCCCTGAGAGCCTTCAAGAGCTGAAGGCGGCCGAAGCGGCGCTCGCCGCAGCAGAACAGGAAGCCCGGACTTCAGGTCAGCCCGGCGCTCTGACGGGCGATCAGTCCCTGGTGATGGACGCTTCAGGTGGTCGTCGTACGCTTCACAATGGCATAACGACCCTGACGACTCTTCCGACCGGCTCAACCATCGAATTCCAATTGCTGATCCTCAAAGACGCCCATTTCAATTTCCAACTGGCCAAGGATGTGGCCAAGGGACTGACAGCCGGAATGGTCGCCTTTGAAAAAGGACGAATCCTTTCCTATCAGCCGGGGTCGGTCACCGAATTCGAAGTGGGACGGTACGATTGGGGAAGTGGACAACAACGTTTTGAGGTGTCGATTCAATTGGATCTGCCGGCAGACCGATGCGAACTGACTGTCGTCTCTCTCAGTGATCGCACCCGCCTGGCGAACAGTGTCCCCATTGCTTTAAACGGCTGGAATCCCATCGGCGACAAAACAAAAGCAATCACGTTTGACGCGCGGACGGGAAGTGTCGTCATTGTTGATGCTCTGAGAATTCTTCCTCCGATAGAAGTCGCTTCGGCAATTCATGACAGGCCGGATCCGCTGCTTGCCTTTGAATTCGAAGCCCCTGTTTACGCGAACGGCGGAGACGTCCTGGCGATTGAAGGGTGGATGGACTCTCAGTATAGCGCCGCGCCGGCATTCTCGATGGTCTCGCGCGACTCTGCCTCTCCCGCGTTGTTCAAGGCAGGCCAGACTGTCGAACTGGCCCGTCGCAAGTTGCAACTCCCCAAAACACGTCTCGAAGCCGTCGAATCCCGATTGAGGGCAGCAAAAGCACAACTGGCCAGCATCGAAGCCAGACTGTCTGCAGAAAAGGTGAAACACGGGCTAATCAAGGTTGATGATTCCAATGAGCCCATCATTCGCGCCAGTCGGCTTGAACGGGAGGCGGCCGTCGCACAGAGCCAGGCCGACATCCTCGCACAGGAGCGGGCGATGGGAGAAGCAGAATTGAAACCGGCAACAGATGCAAACCGCGATAAGGAAATCGGTGCCGCTAAAGCGGCTCTCGCGACAGCCAGGACCGCCCTCGCCAAAGCGGAAAGCGCCCTCGCTGACTCGAGTTTATCAGACAAATATACCGCTCTCGGTCCGACCTATCCTCAAACGAGTACCGGTCGGCGTAAGGCGTTGGCCCAGTGGCTCACCTCACGGGATAACCCGCTGACCGCGCGCGTGGCCGTGAATCACATGTGGGGTCGACATTTCCACGTACCGCTCGTGTCTTCGGTCTATGACTTTGGCCGAAACGGCAAGTTACCGACACATCCGGAACTGCTCGACTGGCTGGCCGTCGAGTTCATGGATTCGGGGTGGAGTATGCGGCGGCTGCACCGGTTGATGGTCACGAGTGAGACTTATCGCCGATCCTCATCCGCGAAAAGTGGTGGCGACAACGCCCAACTCGATCCTGACAACCAGTACTACTGGCGCATGAATACAGGACGGATGGAAGCCGAGGTGGTTCGTGACAGCCTGCTGTCGACCGCGGACAAACTTGATTGGCAGATGGGAGGCCAGTCGATCGAGAACACGGAATCACTCAAAACCTACCGACGCAGTCTGTACTACACCTTTCATCCTGAAGATGGTGGGAAAAGTCCACTGGGGGAACTCTTCGATGCTCCCGACCCGCTCGATTGCTACAGGCGAACAGAAACCATCATTCCGCAGCAGGCACTCGCTTTAACGAATAGCGACCTCGTGCATGCAATGAGCAGCGCGATTATCCAGAAATGGCCACCGTTGAATGCCGAGCAGGGGACCGTTGACGTGGATTCGTTCATTGTCAATTCCTTCGAACGGATCCTGTCTCGCCGTCCGACCGACGTCGAAAGACAAATCTGTGCCGAATCGATTGAACGGCAAAAGAACTTACTCATTCAGGAGAATGTATCGGAACCACTGCTGAAGGCTTGTGAGAGCTTCATTCGCGCATTGTTTAACCACAATGACTTCGTCACTATTCGATAG
- a CDS encoding CRTAC1 family protein — protein MTDRTGDTDDRIIDGGIRWSIAILLIILSVSYTVSRIGSSKSSAPIASARLPTYPPRTTFPPKPVVPQILLTDITQAAGIDFIHDRGARGEWRLPEAMGGGCVVFDYDLDGHQDILLIHANDQVPSSSIKLYRNDGTGSFSDVTVEAGLAASLVGMGGTAADFDNDGWPDILITSLGPNRLFHNRGGTFREVTDATGIAGDARVWSMGSCWVDYDRDGDLDLFIGNYLNWSAELDRGLNCCWDGATRSYCDPDLFAGVQPYFYENLGDGTFNDTTAAVGVVVKNRDTGQPVPKTLAVVACDLNDDGWTDLAVTGDAGQNLAYINTTQGGFQETSTELGMAYDRYGMATRSFGIDCAVLSDDQAIAIGMGRAGNLPDSLYVRSKEDKVFTDQSLPAGIATVSRPFLTFGICFVDMDLDGNLDVVLNNGQIQENFDTLQQSQSWRQTPLLFWQSRSDPPEFVPLTSADCGEEFCQPISGRGVAYADFDGDGDLDLLMTTVGGSPRLFRNDQQLKRNWIGLVLHARTANRDALETRLELKIGTRVLTRTIRPVGGYLSQHQTSLVVGLGEFKVADGLTIRWPDGSQEHLADVSANQEIHLVQKSPDGQPSLAEAIDDTRRTE, from the coding sequence ATGACAGATCGGACAGGTGACACGGACGATCGCATCATCGACGGTGGGATTCGCTGGTCAATCGCCATTCTGCTGATCATTCTGAGCGTATCCTATACGGTCTCACGGATTGGCTCGTCGAAAAGTTCAGCCCCCATCGCTTCCGCTCGACTTCCGACCTATCCGCCTCGCACGACGTTTCCACCGAAACCCGTTGTCCCGCAAATCCTTCTAACCGACATCACACAAGCAGCAGGAATCGACTTCATTCATGACCGAGGCGCACGGGGAGAATGGCGACTTCCGGAAGCGATGGGCGGGGGCTGCGTGGTCTTCGACTATGATCTGGATGGACACCAGGACATCCTTCTGATTCATGCAAACGATCAAGTTCCCTCCTCGTCGATCAAGCTTTACCGCAATGATGGAACAGGCTCGTTTTCTGACGTGACAGTTGAGGCCGGACTCGCAGCCAGTCTTGTTGGAATGGGTGGGACCGCCGCCGACTTTGATAACGACGGGTGGCCTGACATTCTGATTACATCGCTGGGACCGAATCGGCTGTTTCACAATCGGGGAGGCACCTTTCGCGAAGTAACGGACGCAACGGGCATAGCGGGAGATGCCCGTGTCTGGAGCATGGGAAGCTGCTGGGTCGATTATGACCGTGACGGTGATCTCGATCTCTTCATTGGAAACTACCTCAATTGGTCGGCCGAGCTCGATCGTGGGCTGAACTGCTGTTGGGATGGTGCCACTCGGTCGTACTGCGACCCTGATCTTTTCGCGGGTGTGCAGCCCTATTTCTATGAGAATCTTGGCGATGGGACGTTTAACGATACGACAGCAGCGGTCGGCGTCGTTGTCAAAAACCGTGATACGGGTCAGCCAGTTCCGAAAACGCTTGCTGTCGTCGCCTGCGATCTCAATGACGATGGATGGACGGACCTGGCTGTGACGGGGGATGCGGGCCAGAATCTGGCATACATTAACACGACCCAGGGCGGGTTTCAGGAAACCAGCACGGAACTGGGCATGGCGTATGACCGCTACGGGATGGCTACACGCTCGTTCGGAATCGATTGCGCGGTCCTGTCCGATGACCAGGCGATCGCGATTGGAATGGGGCGGGCGGGAAATCTCCCCGACTCGCTCTATGTCCGATCGAAAGAGGACAAGGTTTTCACAGACCAGAGCCTTCCAGCAGGAATCGCTACGGTATCTCGTCCCTTCCTGACGTTCGGGATCTGTTTCGTAGACATGGACCTGGACGGCAATCTAGATGTGGTTCTCAACAACGGTCAGATCCAGGAGAACTTCGACACCCTTCAGCAAAGCCAGTCCTGGCGACAGACCCCTCTTCTATTCTGGCAGTCCAGATCCGATCCACCTGAGTTTGTGCCGCTGACGTCGGCTGACTGTGGTGAAGAGTTCTGCCAGCCAATCTCCGGCCGCGGGGTCGCCTATGCAGACTTCGATGGAGATGGAGATCTGGACTTGCTGATGACAACAGTCGGTGGAAGTCCTCGTTTATTCCGGAACGACCAGCAACTTAAACGGAACTGGATCGGGCTCGTCCTGCATGCGCGAACCGCGAATCGGGACGCTCTGGAAACCCGACTCGAATTGAAGATTGGCACCCGCGTCCTTACCCGTACCATTCGTCCCGTCGGTGGATATCTGTCCCAGCATCAGACCTCTTTGGTCGTCGGCCTGGGCGAATTCAAAGTCGCCGATGGCCTGACCATTCGCTGGCCAGATGGCTCGCAGGAACACCTCGCTGATGTCTCAGCAAATCAGGAAATCCATCTCGTGCAGAAGAGCCCGGATGGTCAACCGAGTCTTGCTGAGGCCATCGACGACACGAGAAGGACAGAATGA
- a CDS encoding DUF1501 domain-containing protein → MPQPNNDHCDCQTDRRSRRAFLSDIGLGFTGLALGSMLADDGVVRAKESSDGVLGVHTPPRAKSVIWIFLSGGYSHVETFDPKPALNTYAGMTFDKTPLENPLNSKLHQKRFRSVAAEEINIRDVYPTIYPMQVGWKKHGDSGIEVTDWWPHLSKYVDDLCFVRNMWTTDNDHAAENQIHTGRHRLDEPQPSVGAWAHYGLGSLNDNLPKFAVLGGPTRSDTRQSIDSLYLGPQYAGVPLALDPKSPLPFGLRQANQTFEQQRQEFELINRLNGLTAVEYPEDQQLQARIRSYELAFRMQAAVPEAIDFAHETEATQKLYGLDNDATKLAGQRLLAARRLVERGVRFVQVYPSAYGVWDSHQKLKENHTRLCATVDLPVAGLIQDMKQRGLLEETVVVFCTEFGRTPGLELRGGGTDGRDHHPNGFTIWLAGAGIKQGYVHGATDELGYHALGEGHYVTDLHATVLHLLGLDSHKLEYPGRKRLEIDYGEVIHDVLT, encoded by the coding sequence ATGCCACAACCCAATAACGATCACTGTGACTGCCAGACTGACCGACGCTCACGACGCGCATTTCTTTCCGATATCGGCCTTGGATTCACAGGTCTCGCACTGGGTTCGATGCTGGCCGATGACGGTGTCGTCCGAGCAAAAGAATCCTCTGACGGCGTTCTCGGAGTCCACACTCCTCCGCGGGCGAAATCCGTCATCTGGATCTTCCTTTCGGGGGGATACAGCCACGTCGAAACATTTGATCCCAAGCCGGCTCTGAATACGTACGCGGGCATGACGTTCGACAAAACGCCGCTGGAAAACCCCCTGAATTCCAAGCTGCACCAGAAGCGATTCCGCTCTGTTGCGGCAGAAGAAATCAATATTCGGGATGTCTATCCGACCATTTACCCCATGCAGGTCGGCTGGAAGAAGCACGGTGACAGCGGCATCGAAGTCACTGACTGGTGGCCGCACCTGTCAAAATACGTCGACGATCTCTGCTTCGTCCGAAACATGTGGACGACCGACAACGACCACGCGGCCGAAAACCAGATCCACACGGGTCGACATCGGCTGGATGAACCGCAACCCAGTGTGGGGGCATGGGCGCACTACGGACTTGGATCGCTCAATGACAACCTGCCCAAGTTCGCTGTACTGGGAGGCCCGACCAGGTCCGACACGAGACAGTCGATCGATTCTCTCTATCTTGGTCCCCAATACGCAGGTGTGCCCCTCGCACTGGACCCCAAAAGTCCATTGCCTTTCGGGCTGCGACAGGCGAATCAGACTTTCGAGCAACAGCGTCAAGAGTTTGAATTGATCAACCGGCTCAATGGACTGACTGCAGTCGAATACCCTGAAGATCAGCAGTTGCAGGCACGGATTCGTTCCTATGAGCTGGCGTTCCGTATGCAAGCGGCCGTCCCCGAAGCGATCGATTTTGCTCACGAAACCGAAGCCACGCAGAAGCTGTACGGTTTGGACAACGATGCCACAAAGCTTGCCGGCCAGCGGCTCCTCGCAGCCCGACGGCTGGTCGAGCGCGGTGTTCGATTCGTTCAGGTCTACCCTTCAGCGTATGGTGTCTGGGACTCTCACCAGAAGTTGAAAGAAAACCACACCCGCCTGTGTGCCACCGTCGATCTACCAGTCGCAGGCCTCATCCAGGATATGAAGCAACGAGGACTTCTTGAGGAAACCGTCGTAGTCTTCTGCACGGAATTCGGCAGAACCCCGGGACTTGAACTCCGTGGGGGCGGCACCGATGGACGTGACCATCACCCCAACGGCTTTACGATCTGGCTGGCGGGAGCGGGAATCAAGCAGGGTTATGTGCACGGGGCGACGGATGAACTCGGTTATCACGCCCTCGGTGAAGGGCACTACGTTACCGACCTGCACGCAACGGTGCTGCACCTGCTGGGACTCGACAGCCATAAGCTTGAGTACCCTGGTCGCAAACGACTGGAAATCGATTATGGAGAAGTGATTCACGACGTCTTGACCTGA